The Sphaerospermopsis torques-reginae ITEP-024 genome has a window encoding:
- a CDS encoding cyanophycinase, which produces MTKAFPNIAKCLRKAKTMLLKMGTFLISHFTANLNRYFEKISRDVSPPLPNPNYRPNYKVPLLAGPVHNLGGGGPDIDDAIQWMINEVRGGANSDKKVNVVVIRAAGNDDYNQLIYNMRGVNYVETLIIRNRQEANKTDIFDKVRNAGVIFFAGGDQCEYIRNWKNTKLEAAIKSVYDKGGAIGGTSAGAMIQSEFVYDSCACEDSIETNEALEDPYRNITFTYNFFQWKYLRKTIIDTHFDERKRMGRIMVFIARQIQDGVSDTALGIAISEETSLLVDKYGIAKVMGRGSVYFILGDHPPEVCEPGKPLTYYDYKIWRFPRGETVDLNNLPSRGYYFRSVKRGRFDSDPY; this is translated from the coding sequence ATGACCAAGGCATTCCCAAATATAGCCAAGTGCTTGAGAAAAGCAAAAACTATGTTGTTGAAGATGGGAACCTTCCTCATATCCCACTTTACAGCAAACCTAAACCGCTACTTTGAAAAAATTAGCCGTGATGTTAGTCCACCGTTACCAAACCCCAATTATAGACCCAATTATAAAGTTCCTTTATTAGCTGGACCTGTACATAATTTGGGTGGGGGTGGTCCTGATATTGATGATGCAATTCAATGGATGATAAATGAAGTTAGGGGAGGTGCTAATTCAGACAAAAAAGTTAATGTTGTTGTCATTCGTGCTGCTGGTAACGATGATTATAATCAGCTAATTTATAACATGAGAGGGGTGAATTATGTAGAAACTTTGATCATCAGAAACAGACAAGAAGCAAATAAAACGGATATTTTTGATAAAGTCAGAAATGCTGGTGTAATTTTCTTTGCTGGTGGTGATCAATGTGAATATATCCGCAACTGGAAAAACACGAAATTAGAAGCTGCCATCAAATCAGTTTATGATAAGGGTGGGGCGATTGGTGGCACGAGTGCAGGGGCAATGATTCAAAGTGAATTTGTTTATGATTCTTGCGCTTGTGAAGATAGTATTGAAACTAACGAAGCACTGGAAGACCCCTATAGGAATATTACCTTTACCTATAACTTTTTCCAGTGGAAGTATTTGCGAAAAACGATTATTGACACCCATTTTGATGAACGCAAAAGAATGGGGAGAATTATGGTATTTATTGCCCGACAAATTCAAGATGGTGTGTCTGATACTGCATTAGGAATAGCTATTAGTGAAGAAACATCTTTACTTGTAGATAAATATGGAATTGCCAAAGTTATGGGGAGGGGTTCAGTTTATTTTATTCTTGGAGATCATCCCCCAGAAGTTTGTGAACCAGGAAAACCTCTGACATATTATGATTATAAAATTTGGCGATTTCCTAGAGGTGAAACTGTTGATTTGAATAACCTACCATCTAGAGGATATTATTTTAGAAGTGTGAAGCGGGGAAGATTTGATTCCGATCCTTATTGA
- a CDS encoding IscS subfamily cysteine desulfurase → MSNRPIYLDNHATTPVDKRVLNAMIPYFTEKFGNPASISHVYGWEGEAAVKQTREILANAINANPEEIVFTSGATEANNLAIKGVAEAYFSKGQHIVTLATEHKAVLDPCEYLQNMGFEITILPVQKDGLIDLEQLEKALRDDTILVSVMAANNEIGVLQPLAEIGKICREKEIIFHTDAAQAIGKIPLDVQALNIDLMSLTAHKVYGPKGIGALYVRRRNPRVKLAAQQHGGGHERGMRSGTLYTPQIVGFGKAVEIALTEQETENLRLKELRERLWKQLSTLEGIYLNGHPERRLAGNLNISVEGVDGAALSLGLQPIVAVSSGSACSSNNVAPSYVLTALGHSEKLAYASVRFGIGRFNTVEEIDQVAEHLITTVKSLRNSSLLPSR, encoded by the coding sequence ATGTCTAATCGTCCCATCTACCTCGATAATCACGCTACCACCCCCGTAGATAAAAGGGTACTAAATGCCATGATACCTTACTTTACAGAAAAGTTTGGAAATCCTGCTAGTATTAGTCATGTTTACGGTTGGGAAGGTGAAGCTGCTGTTAAACAAACCAGGGAGATTTTAGCAAATGCGATTAACGCTAACCCAGAAGAAATTGTTTTTACCAGTGGTGCAACGGAAGCGAATAATTTAGCTATCAAAGGTGTCGCAGAAGCTTATTTTTCCAAAGGTCAACATATTGTTACTTTAGCAACGGAACATAAAGCAGTTTTAGACCCTTGTGAATATTTACAAAACATGGGTTTTGAAATTACAATTCTCCCAGTCCAAAAAGATGGATTAATTGATTTAGAACAATTAGAAAAAGCCTTGCGTGATGATACAATTTTAGTATCTGTCATGGCTGCAAATAATGAAATTGGTGTTTTACAACCTTTAGCAGAAATCGGTAAAATTTGCCGGGAAAAAGAAATTATATTTCATACAGATGCAGCCCAAGCTATTGGTAAAATCCCCTTAGATGTGCAAGCATTAAACATTGATTTAATGTCTTTAACTGCCCATAAAGTTTATGGACCCAAAGGTATTGGTGCTTTATATGTTCGCAGACGTAACCCCAGAGTGAAATTAGCAGCACAACAACACGGGGGAGGCCATGAAAGAGGGATGCGTTCTGGAACTTTATACACACCGCAAATTGTAGGTTTTGGTAAAGCGGTGGAAATTGCTTTAACAGAACAAGAAACGGAAAATTTGAGGTTAAAAGAATTAAGAGAAAGACTGTGGAAACAGTTATCAACTTTAGAGGGAATTTATCTTAATGGACATCCAGAAAGAAGGTTAGCGGGAAATTTAAATATTAGTGTGGAAGGTGTGGACGGTGCTGCACTTTCTTTAGGTTTGCAACCAATAGTAGCAGTATCTTCCGGTTCTGCTTGTTCTTCCAATAATGTTGCACCTTCCTATGTTTTAACAGCGTTAGGACATTCGGAAAAATTAGCTTATGCTTCTGTAAGATTTGGTATTGGGCGATTTAATACTGTTGAGGAAATTGATCAAGTTGCCGAACATTTAATTACTACCGTGAAAAGTTTAAGAAATTCCTCATTACTTCCTTCCCGCTAA
- a CDS encoding type I restriction endonuclease: MVQIIQAQNITLAELKQKFALHKSKDELFFTEWQTDLPNISELEQQYLDRVKKNYLNLVEKSSPLEDAVKLVVLSPLLDLAGFYESPFYIATEEPIEISETIFTDDEETKEEITEIIKGKIDVLVLQDKLWLLVIEAKRTNFSLAKAIPQALTYMLANPHPNYPLYSLVINGEDFQFLKLTQTDKLCYALSDRFTLYRRENELYQVLKILKKIGKILT; the protein is encoded by the coding sequence ATGGTTCAGATTATCCAAGCACAGAATATTACCCTTGCGGAATTAAAACAAAAATTTGCCCTGCACAAATCTAAAGACGAACTTTTTTTTACAGAATGGCAAACAGATTTACCTAACATCTCAGAATTAGAACAGCAATATTTAGACCGAGTAAAAAAGAATTATCTGAACTTGGTAGAAAAATCTAGTCCTTTAGAAGATGCCGTTAAATTAGTGGTATTATCTCCCTTACTAGATTTAGCTGGTTTCTATGAATCTCCTTTTTATATTGCCACAGAAGAACCTATAGAAATTAGTGAAACAATCTTTACAGATGATGAAGAAACCAAAGAAGAAATTACAGAGATTATTAAAGGTAAAATAGATGTTTTAGTTCTGCAAGATAAGTTATGGCTATTAGTAATTGAAGCCAAAAGAACTAATTTTTCCTTAGCTAAAGCCATACCCCAAGCACTTACCTATATGTTGGCTAATCCTCACCCGAATTATCCGCTATATTCATTAGTAATTAATGGTGAAGACTTTCAATTTCTCAAACTCACTCAAACTGATAAACTTTGTTATGCTTTGTCTGATAGATTCACTTTATATAGACGTGAAAACGAACTATATCAAGTTCTCAAAATCCTCAAAAAAATCGGTAAAATATTAACTTAA
- the bcp gene encoding thioredoxin-dependent thiol peroxidase has protein sequence MTNIPEIGQPAPDFSTPDQNDNLVKLSELNQWIVLYFYPKDDTPGCTTEAKDFTDLAAEFTALGAKIIGVSPDSSKSHCKFIAKHNLEITLLSDPEHQLIEAYGGWRLKKFMGKEYMGVARSTFLISPDKIIAHSWPNVKTKGHAQAVLKKLQELTTK, from the coding sequence ATGACCAACATTCCCGAAATTGGACAACCTGCACCAGATTTTTCCACACCAGATCAAAACGATAACCTTGTTAAACTATCTGAATTAAATCAGTGGATAGTCCTTTATTTCTACCCCAAAGATGACACCCCCGGATGTACCACAGAAGCCAAAGATTTTACAGATTTAGCCGCAGAATTTACCGCTTTAGGTGCTAAAATCATCGGTGTAAGTCCAGATTCAAGTAAATCCCATTGCAAATTTATCGCCAAACATAACTTAGAAATTACCCTATTAAGTGACCCCGAACATCAATTAATTGAAGCTTATGGTGGATGGCGTTTAAAGAAATTTATGGGTAAAGAATATATGGGTGTTGCCCGGTCTACATTTTTGATTTCACCTGATAAAATCATTGCCCATTCTTGGCCAAACGTCAAAACAAAAGGTCATGCACAAGCAGTCTTGAAAAAATTACAAGAATTAACCACCAAATAA
- a CDS encoding FAD-binding domain-containing protein: MLRDFTNRDELIAYLREQFPQSAERDDHISETVGGRKAAKAKLKQVDPVAYAKTRNSLNGAVTRLSPYIRHGVLSLREIRDDILDRVQNPEDASKLINELGWRDYWQRLYIKLGKGIWENQEEYKTGYQVADYAAKLPSDIIEGKTGLVCIDSFSQELRETGYLHNHIRMWLAAYIIHWRRIQWQAGAKWFLQHLLDGDPASNNMSWQWVASTFSHKPYFFNRENLERYTKGVYCRQCPLYGKCDFEGSYEELEARLFPKGEFSKKPNSQSWQKGKKGR, from the coding sequence ATGTTACGTGATTTCACTAACCGAGATGAGTTAATAGCTTACCTGCGCGAACAATTTCCCCAGTCCGCAGAACGAGATGATCATATCAGCGAAACTGTTGGTGGAAGGAAAGCAGCAAAAGCAAAGCTAAAACAAGTAGATCCTGTTGCATACGCAAAAACACGCAATTCTTTAAATGGTGCTGTTACTAGGTTATCACCTTATATTCGTCATGGCGTTTTAAGTTTGCGAGAAATTAGAGATGATATTTTAGATCGTGTGCAAAATCCAGAGGATGCGAGTAAATTAATTAATGAATTAGGATGGCGTGATTATTGGCAAAGGTTATATATTAAACTGGGAAAAGGTATTTGGGAAAATCAAGAAGAATACAAAACCGGTTATCAAGTAGCAGACTACGCTGCAAAATTACCATCAGATATTATTGAAGGTAAAACCGGACTGGTTTGTATTGATAGTTTTAGTCAAGAATTACGAGAAACTGGCTATTTACACAACCATATTAGAATGTGGTTAGCGGCTTATATTATCCATTGGCGACGTATTCAATGGCAAGCCGGCGCAAAATGGTTTTTACAACATTTGTTAGATGGTGATCCTGCGAGTAATAATATGTCATGGCAATGGGTAGCGAGTACCTTTAGTCATAAACCTTATTTTTTCAATCGGGAAAATTTGGAACGTTACACAAAAGGGGTTTATTGTCGTCAATGTCCGCTTTATGGTAAGTGTGATTTTGAAGGTAGTTATGAGGAGTTGGAAGCGCGACTTTTTCCCAAGGGTGAGTTTAGTAAAAAACCCAATAGTCAAAGTTGGCAGAAGGGGAAAAAAGGAAGGTAA
- a CDS encoding DUF4258 domain-containing protein, with protein sequence MFDEILQKIKEKITSLQYVMTLHAEEEMNDDNLTIYDIERSILNGEIIERQKDRITAESKYRIRGVTTDGVEIEIITKLSLSGKLVIITVYTV encoded by the coding sequence ATGTTCGACGAAATCTTACAAAAAATCAAGGAGAAAATTACATCACTTCAATATGTAATGACACTCCATGCAGAAGAAGAAATGAACGACGATAATTTAACCATATATGACATCGAACGAAGTATCCTCAATGGTGAAATTATAGAACGTCAAAAAGATAGAATTACCGCAGAATCAAAATACCGCATTAGAGGAGTAACCACCGACGGAGTAGAAATAGAAATTATCACCAAACTCAGTTTAAGTGGAAAATTAGTTATCATTACAGTATACACTGTTTAA
- a CDS encoding type II toxin-antitoxin system MqsA family antitoxin: MKCDICNSEGVHIRNVTRTYGKGEELLVIENVPVISCPHCGESYMTAETLHKIEQIKLNRKNLAVARFVDVVSLNTDNSPIFV; this comes from the coding sequence ATGAAATGCGATATTTGTAATAGTGAAGGTGTACATATCCGCAACGTTACCAGAACCTATGGAAAAGGGGAAGAACTGCTAGTAATTGAAAATGTACCTGTTATTAGCTGTCCTCATTGCGGTGAAAGTTACATGACAGCAGAAACATTACATAAAATTGAACAAATTAAACTCAACCGTAAAAATCTTGCAGTTGCACGTTTTGTAGATGTTGTCAGTTTAAATACAGATAATTCACCTATTTTTGTCTGA
- a CDS encoding TldD/PmbA family protein yields MPKLLADIQNLLSDLITRYSSRVDYLMIRLEEAEGTDILLRGEKVETLSEGISIGGHVRACHKGGWGFSSFNQLATIEERIEEAIAAARIVGDEETILAPIDPIQALCNLPLTGIDPRTVSLKQKKELCDRYTELLKSIDSRITTTSVHYGDSSQRVIIATSEGTLIEQSWVDMEMRFAATARNGDTVQTGRETTGSRKAFEDLVNLDTQVKSAAERAVTALSLPSVKGNTYTVVIDPILTGLFVHEAFGHLSEADMAYENPDLLEVMTLGRRFGSEELQIFDGAAPQGHRGSYFYDDEGTPATTTQLIKDGVLVGRLHSRETAGKLGEAPTGNARCLDYHYSPIVRMTNTWIERGKTPVADLFTDIKEGVYARNWLGGMTNGEMFTFSAGEAWMIRNGEIAEPVKDVTLSGNVFQTLADIEAIGDDFYWDESGGCGKGGQNGLPVGCGGPSLRIRDVVVGGES; encoded by the coding sequence ATGCCTAAACTCCTTGCTGACATCCAAAATTTACTCTCTGATTTAATCACTCGCTATTCCTCCCGTGTCGATTATCTCATGATTCGCTTAGAAGAAGCTGAAGGAACAGATATTTTATTGCGTGGTGAAAAGGTAGAAACCCTCAGCGAAGGTATTTCTATCGGTGGCCATGTTCGCGCTTGTCATAAAGGTGGCTGGGGTTTCAGTAGTTTCAACCAGTTAGCTACTATCGAAGAACGAATAGAAGAAGCGATCGCTGCTGCTAGGATAGTGGGAGATGAAGAAACCATCCTCGCACCCATTGATCCCATCCAAGCATTATGTAATTTACCCCTCACAGGTATTGATCCCCGTACAGTTTCCCTGAAACAAAAAAAAGAACTGTGCGATCGCTACACCGAATTATTAAAAAGCATTGATTCTCGCATCACCACTACCTCAGTCCACTATGGTGACAGTTCCCAAAGAGTAATTATTGCTACTTCAGAAGGAACATTAATAGAGCAATCTTGGGTAGATATGGAAATGCGTTTTGCAGCGACAGCAAGAAATGGTGACACTGTACAAACAGGGAGAGAAACTACAGGATCACGCAAAGCTTTTGAAGATTTAGTCAATTTAGATACTCAAGTTAAAAGCGCAGCCGAAAGAGCAGTAACAGCTTTATCCTTACCATCAGTTAAAGGTAACACTTATACCGTCGTCATTGACCCCATACTTACAGGTTTATTTGTTCATGAAGCTTTTGGACATCTTTCCGAAGCAGATATGGCCTATGAAAACCCTGATTTATTAGAGGTTATGACCCTGGGAAGGCGTTTTGGTTCAGAAGAACTACAAATTTTTGATGGTGCTGCACCCCAAGGTCATAGAGGTAGTTATTTTTACGATGATGAAGGCACACCTGCCACAACTACGCAATTAATCAAAGATGGTGTGTTAGTGGGACGTTTGCATTCTCGTGAAACTGCGGGTAAATTAGGCGAAGCACCCACAGGTAACGCCCGTTGTCTCGATTATCACTACTCCCCCATTGTACGGATGACAAATACCTGGATAGAAAGAGGCAAAACCCCAGTAGCAGATTTATTCACAGATATCAAAGAAGGAGTATATGCACGTAACTGGTTAGGGGGGATGACAAACGGGGAAATGTTCACCTTTAGCGCAGGTGAAGCGTGGATGATTAGAAATGGCGAAATAGCTGAACCTGTAAAAGATGTTACCCTTTCCGGTAATGTTTTTCAAACCCTTGCAGATATCGAAGCCATAGGTGATGATTTTTACTGGGATGAGTCCGGTGGATGTGGTAAAGGTGGACAAAACGGTTTACCTGTAGGTTGCGGTGGTCCTTCTTTGCGTATTCGAGATGTGGTTGTGGGGGGAGAAAGCTAA
- the coaE gene encoding dephospho-CoA kinase (Dephospho-CoA kinase (CoaE) performs the final step in coenzyme A biosynthesis.): MNKRLIGLTGGIATGKSTVANYLANTYNLPILDADVYARNAVSVGSPILSQIAQRYNKEEILLADGNLNRAKLGEIIFNQPAERVWVENVIHPYVRNWFLKTIDESSATTLVLVIPLLFEAGLENLVSEIWVVSCSEEQQKQRLIQRNNLTNEQAVARINSQLPLSEKIARADFVLDNSYSLESLLQQIDKVMKK; the protein is encoded by the coding sequence ATGAATAAAAGACTAATTGGTTTAACAGGTGGTATTGCTACAGGTAAAAGTACAGTGGCTAATTATTTAGCTAATACTTATAATTTACCGATTTTAGATGCAGATGTTTATGCTAGAAATGCTGTATCTGTAGGTTCTCCCATACTCTCACAAATTGCCCAACGTTACAATAAAGAAGAGATTTTATTAGCAGATGGTAACTTAAATCGTGCTAAATTGGGAGAAATTATTTTCAATCAACCAGCGGAAAGGGTTTGGGTAGAAAATGTTATTCATCCCTATGTGAGAAATTGGTTTTTAAAAACTATTGATGAATCATCTGCAACTACTTTAGTATTAGTTATTCCTCTATTATTTGAAGCTGGTTTAGAAAATTTAGTGAGTGAAATTTGGGTGGTTTCTTGTTCAGAAGAACAGCAAAAGCAAAGATTAATTCAAAGGAATAATTTAACAAATGAACAAGCAGTAGCGAGAATTAACAGTCAATTACCATTATCAGAAAAAATTGCCCGTGCGGATTTCGTTTTAGATAATTCTTATAGTTTAGAATCACTTTTACAACAGATAGATAAAGTGATGAAAAAATAA
- a CDS encoding uroporphyrinogen-III synthase gives MHSNIPISPSPHPPTFPLAGKTILVTRSVGQSSQFSDRLTAEGATVIELPALEIGPPTSWRALDEAISKLSTFNWLIFTSTNGVDYFFERLHAKGKDKSALAKVKIAVVGQKTAQSLAKHDIQPDFIPPHFIADSLVINFPENLSGKKILFPRVESGGRQVLVQELTSKGAEVTEVPAYESFCPQTIPPAAEKALQNHSLDVITFASSKTVQFFCLLTATKFPEGITHYLDKTCIASIGPQTSKTCFELFGRVDIEAEEYTAEGLLKAIIQWAHK, from the coding sequence GTGCATAGTAATATACCTATCTCCCCCTCCCCCCATCCTCCTACTTTTCCCCTCGCAGGTAAAACCATTCTCGTTACCCGTTCTGTGGGACAGTCTAGCCAATTTAGCGATCGCTTGACTGCCGAAGGTGCTACAGTAATTGAACTACCAGCTTTGGAAATTGGACCTCCTACCAGTTGGAGAGCTTTAGATGAGGCAATATCCAAGTTATCAACTTTCAACTGGTTAATTTTCACCTCCACTAACGGTGTAGATTACTTTTTTGAGAGACTCCACGCCAAAGGTAAAGATAAAAGTGCCTTAGCTAAGGTAAAAATTGCGGTTGTGGGTCAAAAAACCGCCCAAAGTCTGGCAAAACACGATATTCAACCAGATTTTATTCCTCCTCACTTTATCGCTGACTCTTTAGTTATTAACTTTCCTGAAAATTTATCAGGTAAAAAGATTTTATTTCCCAGAGTGGAAAGCGGTGGAAGACAAGTTTTAGTCCAAGAATTAACTTCTAAGGGTGCAGAAGTCACAGAAGTTCCCGCTTATGAATCTTTCTGTCCCCAAACTATTCCTCCAGCAGCAGAAAAAGCTTTGCAAAACCACTCTTTAGATGTAATTACCTTTGCTAGTTCCAAAACTGTACAATTTTTCTGTCTATTAACAGCAACAAAATTTCCAGAAGGAATTACACATTATCTAGACAAAACTTGCATAGCTTCCATCGGTCCCCAAACTTCTAAAACTTGTTTTGAGTTATTTGGTAGAGTTGATATAGAAGCAGAAGAATACACTGCTGAAGGTTTACTCAAAGCAATTATTCAATGGGCGCATAAGTGA
- the cobA gene encoding uroporphyrinogen-III C-methyltransferase — MTKNKVYIVGAGPGDVAYLTVKAYRLLASTEVLIYDALVDRELLECVPPNCLKLDVGKRGGKPSTPQGEINSLLVKYCREGQQVVRLKSGDPFIFGRCISEIEALKAAGCEYEVIPGISSALAAPLLAGIPLTDTVLSRCFAVLTAHEPEVLDWEALSRLETLVILMGGKHLAEIVHQLLRYGKSQSTPIAIIRWAGTPSQEVWISELGNILTKTTGLYLSPSVIVIGEVVGLQKFL; from the coding sequence ATGACCAAAAATAAAGTTTACATAGTTGGTGCTGGACCTGGAGACGTGGCATATTTAACAGTTAAAGCTTATCGTCTCTTAGCATCTACTGAGGTTTTAATTTATGATGCTTTAGTAGATAGGGAATTATTAGAATGTGTACCACCAAATTGTTTAAAATTAGATGTAGGTAAACGCGGCGGTAAACCCAGCACACCCCAAGGAGAAATTAACAGTTTATTGGTGAAGTATTGCCGAGAAGGTCAACAAGTTGTTAGACTTAAATCAGGTGATCCGTTTATTTTTGGACGTTGTATTTCAGAAATAGAAGCGTTAAAAGCAGCGGGTTGTGAGTATGAAGTCATACCAGGAATTTCTTCAGCTTTAGCAGCACCTTTATTAGCAGGAATACCCCTCACAGATACCGTACTCAGTCGCTGTTTTGCAGTATTAACAGCACACGAACCAGAGGTTTTAGACTGGGAAGCATTATCAAGATTAGAAACTTTAGTAATTTTGATGGGGGGAAAACATCTAGCGGAGATTGTCCATCAACTGCTAAGATATGGGAAATCTCAATCTACACCTATTGCTATCATCCGTTGGGCAGGAACTCCCAGTCAAGAAGTGTGGATAAGTGAACTTGGTAATATTTTGACAAAAACTACGGGTTTATATTTATCCCCATCTGTAATCGTCATTGGTGAAGTTGTAGGATTACAGAAGTTCCTGTAA
- a CDS encoding tetratricopeptide repeat protein, producing the protein MLENSQLSNIIAISLVTVSIGFLIYFAVKTLITSNLFQKGVNLFQAKDYAGAEAAFRQVIAINSTNDVVRLLLGDLLNHQGKIEEAKEVFNDVITRSPKNPDAYLRLANIQLLQDEKAEALQNLQTSKALFQKQRQPQKAATIEKILKEIGNR; encoded by the coding sequence ATGTTAGAAAATTCACAACTGAGTAATATAATTGCCATTTCTTTAGTCACTGTTAGTATTGGCTTTTTGATTTATTTTGCCGTTAAAACCTTAATCACCTCAAATTTATTTCAAAAAGGAGTTAATCTTTTTCAAGCAAAAGACTATGCAGGTGCAGAAGCAGCTTTTCGGCAAGTAATAGCAATCAATTCTACTAATGATGTAGTGAGATTATTATTAGGTGATTTGTTAAACCATCAAGGAAAAATTGAAGAAGCTAAGGAAGTATTTAATGATGTAATTACTCGCAGTCCCAAAAATCCCGATGCTTATTTAAGGTTAGCAAATATTCAATTATTGCAAGACGAAAAAGCAGAAGCACTCCAAAATTTACAAACATCAAAAGCACTATTTCAGAAACAACGTCAACCGCAAAAAGCAGCAACTATCGAGAAAATTCTGAAAGAGATAGGGAACAGGTGA
- a CDS encoding homogentisate phytyltransferase, translated as MNQFFQQNSPIFPGSWLYAFWKFSRPHTIIGTSLSVLGLYLLTLGVTSTNFTLAHLGQIFGTWLACICGNIYIVGLNQLQDVDIDKINKPHLPLASGEFTQEQGNLIVIITGILALLVAWLNGPFLLGMVGISLLIGTAYSLPPIRLKQFPFWAALCIFSVRGTIVNLGLFSHFSWLFQRSQGIPAAVWVLTAFILVFTFAIAIFKDIPDLEGDKLYNITTFTIQLGQRKVFKLALWVLTVCYLGMMFVGIFRLAEVNPIFLFISHLIPLVLIWRKSQKVDLQNKSEIAQFYQFIWKLFFIEYLIFPIAAILA; from the coding sequence ATGAATCAATTTTTTCAACAAAATTCACCTATTTTTCCGGGAAGTTGGCTTTATGCTTTTTGGAAATTTTCCCGACCACATACTATTATTGGCACAAGTTTAAGTGTTTTGGGTTTATATTTACTAACCCTTGGTGTCACTTCCACAAATTTTACTCTAGCGCATTTAGGTCAAATTTTCGGAACTTGGTTAGCTTGTATCTGTGGCAATATCTATATTGTTGGTTTGAACCAATTACAAGATGTAGATATTGACAAAATTAATAAACCTCATTTACCTCTAGCTTCAGGAGAATTTACACAGGAGCAGGGTAATTTAATAGTCATTATTACTGGTATTTTAGCTTTATTAGTCGCTTGGCTAAATGGTCCTTTTTTACTGGGAATGGTGGGGATAAGTTTATTAATTGGTACTGCTTATTCTTTACCACCTATTCGTTTAAAACAGTTTCCTTTTTGGGCGGCTTTGTGTATTTTTTCAGTGCGGGGAACTATTGTTAATTTAGGGTTGTTTTCTCATTTTAGCTGGTTATTTCAAAGAAGCCAAGGTATACCTGCTGCTGTTTGGGTTTTGACAGCGTTTATTTTGGTGTTTACATTTGCGATCGCTATCTTTAAAGATATCCCTGATTTGGAAGGAGACAAACTTTATAATATTACCACTTTTACTATACAATTAGGACAAAGAAAAGTATTTAAACTCGCCCTTTGGGTATTAACAGTTTGTTATCTAGGGATGATGTTTGTGGGGATATTCAGATTAGCTGAAGTGAATCCTATCTTTCTCTTTATTAGTCATCTTATACCCTTAGTTTTAATCTGGAGAAAAAGTCAAAAAGTGGACTTGCAAAACAAAAGCGAAATTGCTCAATTTTATCAGTTTATCTGGAAACTGTTTTTTATAGAATATCTCATTTTTCCTATTGCTGCTATTTTAGCTTAG